AAGTGCGCGCGGTTCGTCTCGGCACCGACCAAAAGAACGTGCCGGGCTGGAAAATCCGCGTGGTGCCGAATAAATTTCCGGCGCTGCAAATCGAAGGCGAGCTCAACCGGCGCGGCGAGGGCCTGTATGATTTGATGAACGGCATCGGCGCACACGAAGTGATCATCGAAACCCCCAATCATCTCGCCGAGTTGTCGGACTTGGAGATCGATCACATTTACGAAACGCTGCTCATTTTCCGAGAGCGCATTCTCGACCTCAAAAACGACACGCGCTTCAAATACATTTTGGTTTTCAAAAATCACGGCGTTTCGGCCGGCGCTTCGCTCGAGCATTCGCATTCTCAACTGATCGCAACGCCGATCATTCCCAAGCGCGTGCTGGAAGAGATTCAGGGCGCCAAAAAGCATTACGATTTCAAAGAACGCTGCATCTACTGCGACATCTTGCATCAGGAAATGCAAATGAGCAAGCGCATGGTCGTCAGCTCGGAGGATTACGTTTCGCTCGAGCCGTTCGCCCCGCGCTTCCCATTTGAGACTTGGCTGCTGCCGGTCAGGCATTATTCGCATTTCGAGGCGATGGAGCTGCGCGAGTATTACGGCCTGGCCGCGGTGTTGAAAGAAACGCTGCTGCGCATCAACCGCACCCTGGAAAATCCGCATTATAATTTTATTCTGCATACCTCTCCCGTGCAGGAGGCGCCGTTGCTCGAATATCATTGGCATCTTGAAATCATTCCCAAACTGACCAAAGTGGCCGGATTCGAGTGGGGCTCGGGCTTCTACATCAATCCGACTCCGCCGGAGATGGCGGCGCAACATCTCCGCGAAGCCCAGATTTAGCTTGCAGCCGTCGGCCGTGAAGTGCGCATGATGATGCCGAACTAGCGCTAGGTGCGCGAGCACAACGACAGGCCGTTTTTTGAGCACGAAGGCCTCTATTAAAACTCCGCCGGCAGCGCGGTTACCATTCACTTGTCTCAACTCAGAACAACATGTTTCCTGGCTGAACAAGCTAGATGAACAGGTTCACGCGGTGGACGAAGTTTTGCCATTTTGATTCTATTTTTTTGAATAATTTATGCGACAGATTTCGCCAGCTTTACTCAAGAGGTTGGCATAAAATTTGGTCATAAGTTGAAGGGCATGGAAGGAATTCAAATATCACTCAGCAAAGTCGGCGCGCGCCGCGACATTGCGCTGATTCGCGTCAAGGGCTATATCGATACGCAAACCTGTGCCGAAATGCTGCGGGAAATGACCTCGGTGTTGAAACAAGGCGTTTTCCACATCATCGTCGACATGGGGCAGGTGAACTATGTCAGCTCCGCTGGTTGGGGCGTTTTCGTCGGCGAGATCAAAGGCATTCGCGAAAACGGCGGCGATCTCAAACTCGTGCAAATGATGCCGGAAGTCTATGACGTTTTTGAGATGCTCGAATTTCATCGCATTCTCGAATGCTATGACAGCATCGAAGAAGCCATCGACGATTTTGATTTATCCATCGGGTTGGATGTGACCAAGAGCGTTTTTCAGGCTTTTTCATCGCGAGAAAGCGGTTCTCCGCAAGTGGCTGTGACTCCCCCTCCCATGAGCAGGCCGGCGATAATGCGAGATGGAGACGGCGCTCGTACCAAACCGCGCCCGGCTTTTACCAAGCCCAAAGGCAAAGAACACGCCCTGCCGTTTACGGAAAAAATCAAAGCCATCGTTGTCGGCAATCCGACCTTGGGCGCTTGGAAAATTCGTCAAGAGCTCAATACGGAAAGGTTTGGCTATACGAAAGTCAGTTGGTGGAAGGTTTATCAAACCTTGCGAGCGTTAAACTTGGCGACAAAGACGCAACGCTATCGCTTCTACCGCTCCCGATGAACGGGCCCCATGCCATGACGGGAAGCTGTTTTGCCCAAAAATGAACAAAGAGTGTTTCAAGTAACAATTTCTTGTTATCAGTGCGATGCTCTTGGTTTGCAGTGGTTGATTTTCGGGTGCAGCGGTTGCGTTGTTTATGCTTTTCGGCCTCCGCGGAAAGCTGGCATTGACTTTGCGCAAAATTATGCGGTTAGTGGTATTGGAATGTGATCTTGGCGACGCCCGTTGGGGTTGCGCGCATGTAATGAAAGTTTTACATCATTTTCGTCTATAGATTTCTCAAGGTTGAGTTTAAATAAAAGAATAGGAAGCTCGCTATGAAAAATCAGTCTTGGCGTTCTGTTGTTGTGATGTTTACCACCTTCGGGCTTGCTCTCTCCGCGATGGCGCCGCCGGCGTTGGCGCAAACGCGATCAACCACGCGCAGTTCGGAAACCTCCACTCGTTCATCCTCGGAGTTCGCCCCTGGCGATGGGATTCGTATCAAAGCCTGGCGCGATGTGAGCATTCCCGGCACCAGCGATGTGGGCGGCCTGGGCCTCAATGACGATTTCATCATTGACAGCCGCGGTAATGTCACCTTGCCGATTATTGGCGAGATACGCGCCACCGGTCACACGCGCCGGAGCCTGGCGCGCGCCATTGAAGACACGCTGGGCATCCGCGCCATCCGCATCTCGTGCTCGCCGCTCATTCGCGTCACCTTGTTTGGCGCCGTGAACAAGCCCGGCTCTTATTTGGCCGAGCCGAAGGAATCGCTCTGGGGTCTCATCAACGAAGCCGGCGGTCCGGGCAACAACGCCGACATAAAAAAAATTTATGTTGAGCGCTCCGGCCAGGTGGTGGTAAAAGACCTGATGCAGGCGTTTGAGCAGGCGCATTCTTTGGAGCAGCTCGGCGTGCGCTCCGGCGATCAAATTTACGTGCCGGGCGTTTCGCGTTTTAATTTTCGCATCATCGTTGATTACGTGACCTTGACCACCTCGTTTATCCTGCTTTATTTTCAATTTCGCGATATTAACAGGCGTAATTAATTAGCAACGCGGTGTGAACGATGGGCATTGACCCTTATTTGCTGGAAGAACAGAGCGAGCCGGAAGGACCCAAGCTCGATCTCCTGCGCTATTGGAAGGCGTTGAAAAAACGCTGGTGGGTGGTGGCAATAACCACGGTGGTGGTCACCGTGCCGTGGGTTCTTCACGTCAAAAAGGAACAGCCGGTTTATGAAGCGACCGCCACCATTCGCTTCACCAATTATGCCGGAAATTCCGATGCCATTATCGGCGCGAGGTATCAACAATTCCACAGCCGGAGCTTTTATGAACGCATCGTTTCCGAGCTGGGGCTGGTGCTGTCAATTGAGCAGCCGAAAGATCAGGAAGCGCCGATTTTCCGCAAGCAGATTTTTTCCAAATTTACCAGCACCAGCCAGCCGGTTTCCGGCAGTTACGCGCTGCGGTTTCCCGGCGACGGGACGTTTTCGCTCAAACAGATTCTTGGCGAAGGCGGCCGCGAAGTCGAATTGCGCCGCGGCAATATTGCCGAAGCGACGCTGGATACGATTGCAGTGAACGGCTTTAGCTTTCAATTGACCCCTCAGCCGAAGAAACTCCCGCCCGAAGTGTTTTTCAGCATCGGTAATTTTCGCTCGACCGTTAAATCGCTGCAAGGCCGCGTCAAACTCGAAATGGCGCGCGACGGTACGATGGCGCAGGTGACGATGCAAGACATTGACCCGTTTATCGTCACCCAAACCGTCAACAGTTTGGCCCGTCTGGTCGTTCAGGAAAGCGAGAAGACGGCGACCGGCA
The candidate division KSB1 bacterium DNA segment above includes these coding regions:
- a CDS encoding DUF4931 domain-containing protein; the protein is MPELRKDPITERWVIISSERGKRPSDWTMEPKTRAGGFCPFCPGNEDKTPPEVRAVRLGTDQKNVPGWKIRVVPNKFPALQIEGELNRRGEGLYDLMNGIGAHEVIIETPNHLAELSDLEIDHIYETLLIFRERILDLKNDTRFKYILVFKNHGVSAGASLEHSHSQLIATPIIPKRVLEEIQGAKKHYDFKERCIYCDILHQEMQMSKRMVVSSEDYVSLEPFAPRFPFETWLLPVRHYSHFEAMELREYYGLAAVLKETLLRINRTLENPHYNFILHTSPVQEAPLLEYHWHLEIIPKLTKVAGFEWGSGFYINPTPPEMAAQHLREAQI
- a CDS encoding STAS domain-containing protein — protein: MEGIQISLSKVGARRDIALIRVKGYIDTQTCAEMLREMTSVLKQGVFHIIVDMGQVNYVSSAGWGVFVGEIKGIRENGGDLKLVQMMPEVYDVFEMLEFHRILECYDSIEEAIDDFDLSIGLDVTKSVFQAFSSRESGSPQVAVTPPPMSRPAIMRDGDGARTKPRPAFTKPKGKEHALPFTEKIKAIVVGNPTLGAWKIRQELNTERFGYTKVSWWKVYQTLRALNLATKTQRYRFYRSR
- a CDS encoding polysaccharide biosynthesis/export family protein → MKNQSWRSVVVMFTTFGLALSAMAPPALAQTRSTTRSSETSTRSSSEFAPGDGIRIKAWRDVSIPGTSDVGGLGLNDDFIIDSRGNVTLPIIGEIRATGHTRRSLARAIEDTLGIRAIRISCSPLIRVTLFGAVNKPGSYLAEPKESLWGLINEAGGPGNNADIKKIYVERSGQVVVKDLMQAFEQAHSLEQLGVRSGDQIYVPGVSRFNFRIIVDYVTLTTSFILLYFQFRDINRRN